The Juglans regia cultivar Chandler chromosome 1, Walnut 2.0, whole genome shotgun sequence nucleotide sequence aaataatagtgtaatatacttatttatatatatatatatatatatatatatatagatagactTTCATCACATGACATTAGGCCTGTGCACGAAATCAACCAACCCGGTCCGACTGTAAactccgacccgacccgaaccgAAAAGGCGTTTTAACTATTGTTCGGGTTCGACCCGTACAACCCAGCTTATAAAACTTTAGAACACGTTTTCCTTTGCAAATGAAAAGCCCAGCCAGCTAGCCCAACCTCCCAAAATCCTCATTTCTCTTCATCACGACGCCATCACCATCGCCTCCGTTTCCCGTCGTCCATCCGTCGTCTAGATGGAAAACAACTCATCTTTCTTCCATCATTATGGGTCAAGATTAGATTTCCTAAATCCATGAGTTGAGCGATGGTACTATTGTTTCTTGATTTTGAAACAATATATGTTGACCAGATCTGTTGGCTCAAAGAAACTAAGCGCAAAGGTTAAAGATGGCTTGCAAATCGGTTAAAGATAAGAATTTTTTCCAagattttaaggaaaaatttgGGTTAGGTGAATTTATCCTCGTCAAACTACTCATAAAAAGTTAccgaccaaaaagaaaaaattactcataaaaatcTGGGACTCCAACCATTTGAATAAATGCCtcaaaaacgaaaagaaaaaaaaaatgataccaaAGCCACTGTGAACATACAGGTAAACTCAAAAGTGACGCTACCTTCTCCAAAATATGAGAAAGTCTACTTACAACCGGGTTGGGGAATCCCCATGCAACCGGCGCTTcttttaatagtttttattttacatttctCTCCTCATCATTTCACTCCTTCTCCctctttatcaattttttttctgacCCTCTTCTTGCTCCCTGTACATTTATCTCCTCTGCACATCACAAATATTTTAGCGCACCTTCCATTTCTGACTCTCTTCAATCAAAACTTTTTCTAATGGAACGGTATGCTAAGGTACTTCATGGCTCAaatttttgaaaaccttttgaagaagaagacattcCAGCTTCATTGCAAAACTTTCGTACATTTAACATTGCCAAGGAATGGGAGAACATGTTCATTGAGGCCCAATAATGTTCATTACTGATATTCCAGCCATTCCagtccttcttccttcttcttctagtCTGATGGTCTTCTAGATTTTCTTCCCTAAATATATTTAGGTGTTTagatggaaaataaaataaaaaaatcttacaacTCGTTTCTAATATTCCAGCCACTAGTGTAGCGGTTAAACCCATCAAAAGGGTCCTTCCTAAATGTCCTCGTCTCAGCCAATATCAAAAACGACTTCCCTGCACTCTTCTCTACAACAGACTTCTGTGCTTCAATGAACCACCCCACCATATTCTTTATCAACAAAAATCTCTATAACGTCCAAAGCCCCGCACATACCAAAAATAGAGTtatctttataaaatagattgttgtaaaaaagaaacacatgtttcaggaaacaaaaaatgaaataattaccATTAAAATCACCTGGACTATGCAGCGTGTGGTGGACTCAAGAGCTTGCGAAGACTGAAGAGATGAAGAGGAAGACagacaaagaaagaagaagaaaaaacgaTGGGAGCGCGGGTCACATGGGGTTCCCGTGCATTTTATCTCTGAAACCAGAGTGTTTTCGAAACCAGTGGCAGTGTTTCAGTCCGAATCCAGAGGAAACATTCGTCGTTTTCATTTCTCTCCTCATCAAACATAACATGGTGGGTTCGCTTCTCTTCGTTTCCACTTTCTAAGTCTGGAAACACTCTGATTTTTCGGAGaatagagagaggagagagagagatagagtgatTTAGTTAAGATCTTAAATTCTGTCAGAGCCACATCATCCGGTTACACACGATTCCACAAAGGGCGGTTGTACGCAGCAGCTCTgccaaaatattattctttttttctaacTTGTCTCTTTGGTTTGGCTTTTGTTGTGTCCCATTTTGGTGGGTTTTGGTGCAAAGAAAGGTCACATTGCCTTGTGACGTTTGCAGAGACGAAGGGTTTTATATATGAAACTTGTGCAAAGGAATTGATCGCTAGTATTTGAATTTgactattaaaagaaaaaaaaaatacgggttGTCCTAATCAGGAATGTGCAGGTCGGGTCGATTCTGTCTGTCGATATCAGAAAGACGGTTTGGGTCCGGTCGGGCTCAAATTATTAACGGGTTGCTTGGGTTGTAGCCCTACGTGACATGCACGCACGGATAATGGGTttcaaatgagataagttgagataaaagttaaaagttgaataaaatattattagaatatattttttaacattatttttattttaaaatttgaaaaagttgaattgtttattttattttatatgagaatttgaaaaaattataataattagatgagatgagatgaaaagttttgtgaaaTTAAACTAGGCCTAATATTATGTTTTGTAGTTATCACTAACTACCAATCATTCTGCAGTGGTTACAAACCCAGCCAgacaattatttcaaattccAAATTGGCTCCATTTATTTAATCACCATGTTTTGCACAAGTAATACTTAATTATTTATGCAGCATAGCCAACataatacttaatatttaaacttgtTATTGTCAGGGCagtatgatataaaaataatttcatatgcattttGCAAATGGTTAATTAAAGCtttccaaattaaaatatgaacttatttaatttcattaatcttattttttttaaaaaaataaagacatgaaaaataaataaagctgtTTGCTTCCTAGAGAATACAAATTataaagtattaattaattgaatccTGTTGACTAACAATTTCTGCAATACAAAAGGTGCAGATCATGAGATGGAAGGAGAAGCGCGGTCGTTGATGCTGAAGATCAGTTGCACCACGTGATTCATGGTTCCagcacgtctctctctctctctctctctcatctttccGCTCTCCCTATTCATTATTTGAGCATTTACACGTCAATATGTAGGCCAGGACATTTGTTTGTACGGGTGCTGTGGACTcacatatacataaatattatctcAAATGGCTTTTTAATGCCATCTCTATTCTCCTATATCTACCCTCATCTTTAGTTCTCGtgagaggaggaaaaaaaagaaaaaagtaggaGCAGCAACAACGCCAAGGGTCAGGCAGAGCAGAGGAAAGGAATGGATTTCGACCCAAGTTGCAAGGTAATTAGGGgctcatcttctttttcttcttcttcttcttcttcttctttggctGCAATATCACTGCCATGGTCATTCAGTCTTCACATAAGCATGCCTAGTTTCTAATTATTCTGGTTATTTTCgttgaaatatgatgataatgAATTTGAGAAGTGATGTGATCATGATGATTGTAAAGAAAACGCCAACCCAGTAGTTTTTATTGCGAGATTTTTCCGCCTGCAGTACTCAATCGGCCTTAAAAATGATCAGGTTTAAGGAATGAAAGTTGAGTTGCTAAAATTGAAGTCAATGGATGTAATTCTTTCTTATTGCTTGCTTGCTACCTCTAGTTCTTTACATCTGATCAGCTGGTTACTGAACATTTTGGAAGCTATTATTGAGGAAAGACGAGAAAAGAGACAActatcccaaaaataaaaataaaagagctcTGATAATAACAATGACATTGACGGGAACGATCACAGCCGTAACCTTCACCAAAGACTATAGTGGCTGTGGAAGCAAAATGTGAACGTGTGTGTTCAGCTTGGCTTTGAAAACCAAGTGATTTTATGAGCTGAAgttgagaaaatgaaatggataGGCACTAAAAATGGGAGAAACGATCAAGAGAGTGTATTATCCATCATGTCAAAGAAAGCAAAATGTGGGGAAATTTTAcgtatatttttcatataaggAACAGGAGAGTGAAATAATCcctcaactcttttttttttttcaataatattccCTATTCGTGAAACAAAGGACAAGAAGAAAACCATAGACCAATCGTCGCTACTATGCTGCAAGCTGTTTATCTCAGAATCACGAAACCATGCTGCCCTTGATGCCATCGAGCGAGCTGGGAGGCTTGACCCAGAAACTGTCATAGTGAACAAATTCCCTGATCGAGCTTATAATAGGGTCAGGTACACCTTGGTTTCATATGTGATGCATGACATCACTGGGAGTGCCATCTACAGCCCATTGCAGCAAACTATCCTAGCCATGGCCGAGGCTGCTTTTGGAGCCATTGACCTTGAGACCCATTCCGGGGCTCACCCTCGCCTCGGTGTCGTGGATGACATCCTTCTCCATCCATTGGCCAGGGCATCAATGGATgaagcagcttggcttgctAGGGCAGTGGCAGCAGACATTGGCAATAGATTCCAAGGTTGGTCCAATCTTTTGTATGTAGTTTGAGATTCAATAGTAACATGATTTGCTGCTGGAATCTTATCTTTAACTTCCTTTTCATGTTCTTGATATATGGCAGTCCCGGTATATTTGTATGCTGCAGCACACCCGACTGGCAAGGCTCTGGACACCATCAGACGAGAGCTTGGATTTTACCGACCCAACTTCATGGGAAACCAGTGGGCGGGATGGACCATGCCTGAAATACTTTCAGAGAATCCTGATGAAGGTCCCACCATGGTTTCTCAAGCAAGAGGCATCACAATGATTGGGGCACGCCCGTGGGTGGCATTGTACAACATACCCATCATGTCCACAGATGTTTCAGCTGCTCGAAGGATCGCTCGCATGGTGAGTGCTCGAGGAGGCGGCCTCCCAACGGTGCAAACACTGGGCTTGGTTCACGGTGAGGACTCAACCGAGATAGCTTGCATGCTCTTAGAGCCAAATCAAATTGGGGCAGACCGGGTCCAGAACCAGGTTGAGATGTTAGCAGCTGAAGAAGGATTAGATGTTGAGAAGGGATATTTTACTGATTCTTCACCGGAGATGATTGTTGACAAATACATGAATTTAATCTCTGCTGAAAGAGACTAATAAAAGACTGTTGATCTACTGTTCACATCTAAGAGTCTTTTAGTTTTTACAAAATGTAAATCGCATCATAAGGGAAGATATCGGCTTCAGGAATATACTACTCGGCTATCAAAAAAGGCAAAGAAGGAGATAGTTCGATCGTCAGAACTTTGTAGCCATGCACGAGTCTTTTCCTGTAAAGTGGATCGTGTTTATAACTTAAATGTTCAACTAATATAATAAGGAAACAAAATTCTGCCACTTTACATCAGTCGTATACCCTGAATACACAAATTTACACTCGGGAGTTACCCGACTCTTACCATTGTCATGAACACTGCTTCTTCCGAGAATCTTTGGACAACAGAACATCAAGCAGCTCCTTTAACCTCTCAGCACCAGGACCTGGTCTAAACACTGTACCATTCGCACGCAATGAGCATGGATCGGCTCCATCATCTTTGCTCCCAATACACCATGCCCCGGGCGCGAAACGTGTTGTTCGACCTAGAAGCTCTTTATCAATCTTGTCTAGGACGGGATCATCCTTTGCAAATTTTCGAGCAAATGGGGCCTTGCTTTTGACCATTTTGTCAAAGTCCTTCATTGACAAAGAGATGGGATGCTGCTTTGGAGGGCTGTCCCAAGCAATGTAGTGGAGATCGTGGCTAATTGCAGTGTTGCGGAATTCTGGACTGTTGCACATAACAGTATGAAAATAACCTTCCGGAGAGGAGATGAAATTTGTGTAATACATAAGGATAGTTCGTGGGAAGTTATCCCATCCCCATATACAGTACTCGAGAAAGGGTCGGGTTAGCATTACCCAAGCTGAACCTGCAAAATAGTTTTCGAAATAGGTTAATTTCACAGATCATCTCATTCGAATTTaccttcaattaaataaaccagaTAATTAATATGCCAAATTTTAATCAGCAAACAGCCAGATTTCGTAAAACAAATATAGAGTGAAATCGATAATCAGGGGAACCAACTAATTAGGAGATTTCCTAGTAGTAAACAGAGAAGAACCTCCTATTCTAACCAGCTCCCAAGCGCTGAGATCACAGCCATACGCCATGCAACTAATAGTACATATACTTCCCAATAAACAAgtgcaattttctcaaattttataactaaactTCACAGGTTGACGTGTAGCACTTTATATAATGTTCATTCTGAAGCTAAATCCCATGAAATAGCCACAATGTGAAGAGGCACATACAAGAGTAATGACCTTCAAGCATTTTACCCTAGTCCGACTGTACATGTACCATTGCTATCTAATTGCGCACAACAAAATCTAAGTGTAAGAGAGACATAAAAGTGTGAAGCTTGAGATCTTAAACAAAAAGGACAGAATGATCCTACccccaacaaaaaaacaaaagaaagaaaagaaaaaaaaaacccaaaacaaaacaaaaaaattactataataaaaaacaaaaactttatcAAACATATTGTAACAATTGTAAcaactatttttttactactgtCGGAAATGCATTAAGTTTGCCAATGTGTTTATCCTAAACCAAGGAGATATATGATTGGCTTTGCAAAGAATGAGGCAAAACCTCTAAAAGAAAGGACCATTGCTAGCTAATAACTTAAGCATAAGATGCATTTCAGAACTGTTACGCTTGAAGCACTGATAATTTTGCATTGTACTTACCTGTAAACAACTTGAATGATGTAGGAAGCGATCGGCGTTGAGTGGTCCAAGCAATGTCAGATTTTTTCGATAAGTAGAGTCCCGGATCAATGATTATTGGTTTTGCCCTTTGGTTCCTACAGAGCAGGTAAATAAGGCATCCCCATCATCAATATTATAGAGAAAAATCTTCTTAGGATAGCATGCACACTGCTTGTACATTTTACTTACAATTTCCATCCGGTAATCTGCATATGCTCAATGAAATTGAAGTTTCTAGACAAGTTGGAGAAAACGTAGAGCAGATCTGCATACCAAAGAATAAATCACATTCTACTTCCACAAGCagacagaaagaaaagaaaataagaaggcCGTAAATGCAtctatgtaaaatataaatacttttacaACATCAGAGTATACTGAATACAAAACCATCTAGGGCTGTATTAAATAACCGCCAAACCAATCAGACCCACCGGAACAGGCTGTAACTTCACTGGAACCATCCATGTCTTCAGTccttttttccttaaaaattaaCTGGTTCAGTTCAGTCTTTGATTCAAGGGACCGGTTCACCAAGATGGAACCAGACCAGCTCATAGTTATTTAatacaatacatatatatcGCGACCGGGCAACACAGACACCTAGGCTTTGGAATTTaggctcggtttggattgagaatggctctcaacccatctcatctcatctcatcattacaactttcacaaattctcacataaaatacaa carries:
- the LOC108984730 gene encoding glutamate formimidoyltransferase-like; the encoded protein is MDFDPSCKDKKKTIDQSSLLCCKLFISESRNHAALDAIERAGRLDPETVIVNKFPDRAYNRVRYTLVSYVMHDITGSAIYSPLQQTILAMAEAAFGAIDLETHSGAHPRLGVVDDILLHPLARASMDEAAWLARAVAADIGNRFQVPVYLYAAAHPTGKALDTIRRELGFYRPNFMGNQWAGWTMPEILSENPDEGPTMVSQARGITMIGARPWVALYNIPIMSTDVSAARRIARMVSARGGGLPTVQTLGLVHGEDSTEIACMLLEPNQIGADRVQNQVEMLAAEEGLDVEKGYFTDSSPEMIVDKYMNLISAERD
- the LOC108984729 gene encoding beta-glucuronosyltransferase GlcAT14A-like, which gives rise to MRKNANSHSGRVFSDRKWILPFFASVIVSIMLFLTAIFGLFTSPYHGEQLPLDIVSFARSEDSNGYFIESDLGRSFETDEVLKMQAPRLAYLISGTKGDSHRMMRTLRAVYHPRNQYILHLDLEAPPRERLELTNLVKSDPTFHEVENVRVMSQSNLVTYKGPTMIACTLQAIAILLRESLHWDWFINLSASDYPLVTQDDLLYVFSNLSRNFNFIEHMQITGWKLNQRAKPIIIDPGLYLSKKSDIAWTTQRRSLPTSFKLFTGSAWVMLTRPFLEYCIWGWDNFPRTILMYYTNFISSPEGYFHTVMCNSPEFRNTAISHDLHYIAWDSPPKQHPISLSMKDFDKMVKSKAPFARKFAKDDPVLDKIDKELLGRTTRFAPGAWCIGSKDDGADPCSLRANGTVFRPGPGAERLKELLDVLLSKDSRKKQCS